Genomic segment of Armatimonadota bacterium:
TATCGCGGGGGGTGGTACGGGCCTGCGATAGGCCAGTTCAAGCAGGCCGCCGCAGTAATGCCAACGCCACGGGCCTACCTCTGGATCGGCCGCGCCGCCTTTAGGGGAGGGCGCTTCGCCGAGGCCCGGCGGGCCCTGGAGCGGGTGCTGGAGCTGGCACCGGGGACCGAGGCAGCACGGGAGGCCCAGATGCTGCTGAACCGCCTGCGGTCCCCCGGGTCGGGAGGACAGTCGTGAGCGAAAGAAGCGTCCAGGAGGCCATCTCCCGCCTCACCCGTCTGGAGCGTCTGGTGGACGCCTACGCCCACCTGCTCACCGCATCGGAGCTGGACCGGTCGCTCCCGGCACTTGTCCCCCTCCTGTCTTCTGGAGGCGGGGCGGAGGCCGGGGGCGCTCTGAAGGAGATGCTGCAGCGGGGGCCCTCCGGACTGCTGGCCGAGCTGGAAGACCTGGAGCGGATCGCCCGGGCGGCAAAGGATCCACAGGTCTATGCTGCGCTCAACCGGGTGCGGGAGGCCTGCCTGTACGTGGCGCGGTACAACGCCGCGGCCCTGCTACGTCGCCTGGATCAGCAGGGGCGTGCCGGGCCGGCGGCCACGTTGTACCGGGAGGTCCAGGCATTCGTCCAGGAGGCCACCCGCCAGGCGCCCCTGGGCGGCGCGGACGTGGTAGAAGTCTTCGCCGAGGAGGACCTTCCCGGCCCGGGGCCTTCACTGGCCGTGCCCTCCCCTCCCGCGAAAGCGGAAGCAGCCCGTCCCTGGATGGACGAGACCGTCGATGAGGTGCCGCTCCGGCAGTGGCCATCCGGAGATGTCTGGGCTGGCGGAGAGGGCGGGCCGGGCTTTCCCCCTGGCGAGGCAGGAGCGGACGCAAGAGGGGTCGGGGGAGGGGCCCGCCGCGAGAGTTCGGCAGGCGAGGCCTTGGACTGGGTGCGCGAACGGGTGGAGGTGCTCAACGACATGTTGCAGCGGTGGGCAGCCGGCGAGTCCCTGGATGCGGAGAGCTCTCCTCTGGTGCGCCGCGGACGTCTCAGCGCGTCGCGCTGCCGGGAGCTCTACGACGAGCTCCTGCAGACGGGGGCGATCACCGCTGTCACCCGCCTGGCCGCGCTGCGCATGGCGGACGACGATGTGGGGGACGAGGTACGACTTCTGCGCGGCCGGATTGTGGACGGGGCGGTGACTGCGGTACCGCGCCTCCTGGGGGTGCTCGCCGCCGCAGGGCGTCTGGACACCCGGGCTGGCGGGACGGAGGTGGACCCGTCGGACGTCCTGGCAGACCTGGTGGAGTACCTGGCCCTGGCTGCAGACCTTTACGAGTCCGGATCGTCGCTGCGTGACCGCCTCCTCTACCTCGCTGCTGAGCTGCGCGCCGCACTGCCCCGCAGGGCATCCCCGCCGCGGAAGGCGGAGGCCTGACCTCCCCCTACAGCCAATCCTCTTGCCGCAGCTGATCCGGTCGGTCCGCTCCCACTCCCCGCACCACAGCCGACTCCACCGTGCCCCAGATCCTCCTGCTATACTGGGACCGTTTGCAGACCCGCTGGTGGAGCTGGAAGAGGACGTGCGCAGAGTCTTTAGCCTGGGGGATGTGCTGGTGCTGGTCACGGTGGTGTTGTGGGCCTCCTCCTTCACCGTGATCAAGGCGGCCTACGACGAGTTCACCCCTCTGGCCTTTGCCGCTGCCCGCTTTGCCGCGGCTTCAGGAGGGATGTTGCTGCTGCTGGTGGTGCTGCGGCGGCCCCTGGCTATCGCCCGGCGGGACCTGTCCTACGCCGCGCTGGTCGGCGTCTTCCACGTGAGCCTCTATCAGATCTTCTTCAGCACCGGCCTCCGCTACACCACGGCCAGCAACTCCGTGCTGATCATCGCTGTCTCGCCGGTGATCACGGCGCTCCTGGTGTGGCTGACCCGCGTCGAACCCATCGGCTGGCGTCAGGGCACCGGCATCGGGCTGGCCTTCCTGGGGGTCTTTCTGCTGGTGCAGGCGGGGGGCTCGCCAAGCGCCGGGCACCTGCGGGGCGACCTGCTCACCCTGC
This window contains:
- a CDS encoding DMT family transporter, whose protein sequence is MELEEDVRRVFSLGDVLVLVTVVLWASSFTVIKAAYDEFTPLAFAAARFAAASGGMLLLLVVLRRPLAIARRDLSYAALVGVFHVSLYQIFFSTGLRYTTASNSVLIIAVSPVITALLVWLTRVEPIGWRQGTGIGLAFLGVFLLVQAGGSPSAGHLRGDLLTLLAAASYGVTPVMVLPLLRRYPTITVMAIGMVFGSLLLILVGLPEVLRQSWRVSQRAWAQLAYAAFGAGTLGYLFWYEGIGRIGPTRVVAYSYLMPVLGVAMAVLALHEVLTRRHLVGAGVTLSGVALTRWPTRPQEGTPPAGRRVETVPAGREGG